From the Oncorhynchus keta strain PuntledgeMale-10-30-2019 chromosome 13, Oket_V2, whole genome shotgun sequence genome, the window CCGGTTTCTGATGGCGGGGGTTCCGTGCGAAAATAGAATATTTTCCACAGATTAACGATTTTATTATGATCCCCAATTATTGTGTCTGCTTATTTCTAACGGAATACATATATCTGGTAATGTCGGGGTATGTGATAGAGCCATCTGAGAACTATAAATAGAATTATACGTTATAGAGCTTTGAAATGTACTGCTTCATTACCAGGAACAACCTATAGCTATTGCATGTGAATCTCTtaactctttctctcacacactctctctttcctaGAGAAGGACGGTCTGACCAATGGCCAGGTGGGCGATGATGACGAGGAAGAGATGGTGACCCCCCTTTGGTCCCCGGGCACCAGCTACTGGAGTGTCACCGAGGGTCCGGACTCCCCCTTCCTCCTTTCTCCCATCCCGGGCCCCTCTGGATGCAAAGAGAAGGTCCAATGCGCCTCCCGACCCGGCCTCAGCCGCATCCCGGGCAGGGATCATCGGCGCTATTACCACGAGTACTGGCGCAGCGAGTTCCTGATGGACTTTGACCCCCGTCGCCACGGCATGATCTGCATGGTGTGTGGGAGCTCGCTGGCCACGCTCAAACTCAGTACCATCAAGAGGCATATTAGACAGAAGCACCCGGACTCTCTGCTGTGGAGCGCGGCCGACAAGGAGGTGATCCGCTCGGGCTGGGAGAGCCACCTGAGTCTGGAGGGGGGCCAGAGGCTGTACTGTCCGGCCGGAGGGGTGGCCGCCATCTCccagggacaggaggaggagctGCTGGACTGTGCTCGCCACTCCACTGGTGGGTGGGGGTTTCTGAAGACTGGGATGGAATAAAATGTCATGGCCTAGTTTGATGATAAGAGTTTCAGGATCTTGTACTTGGTGGCAGTATGAGCATGTCTGTTAAGTGTTTATGTTGTACAGTCATGCTCATACGGCCAAGATCCACTTTTACAGTCGTGTAAGAGGGTGATGTCATTGTGCAGTGGCTTTATGTGGTCGTAAGAAAAAAGGCTGCTCTTGTACCAATGATCTTAACCTGAATTGTCTTTTTACAGATGGTTATGTATTACATTTTTATGTGAATGTCAAACTATATTTTTTGATTTACCTTAACATTTAAACTGCATATCCCCTCTCCACTTTACCTCTCATAGGAAAACCTGGTGGTATGGTGTCCCCCAAACTCCAGCCCCGGTCTCCGACCCCATCACCCCCTCCCTCAGTCCCCCTCCAGCAGGAAGACCTCCCCGGGCCCTCTGCCAAGACCCTGGAGCGCTACCTGAACGACTCGCTCCACGCCTGGTTCCGACAGGAGTTCCTCATGGAGTACCAGGCGGAGGAGGGCAGGCTGGTGTGCATGGTGTGTGGCCGCCCACTGCCCTCGCTCCACCTGGACCACATCAAGAGCCACGTGCTGGACATCCACCCCCAGTCGCTGGTCTACAGCTCGGAGGAGAAGCACTGCATCCTGCAGACTTGGGCCCAGACACATGGTGAGACTGAGGGAGATAGGACGTGGGGGTGGTAACAGGACCGGGAAGGGAGCTGTGGCTTCCTCTTTGTCATTGTTATGATTAAGGGCATTGATGAAGGCCGAAACATCAAGCTTTTAATAGTTGCTTgaataaaatgtgtttttaatgGTGAGCTAGCATTGCAGCCTtttcatttcagtcactgtggcTTTAGGACGTTTTATCAgcttctgtatgtgtgtgttttgaagTGACTAGGACTGATTTTATTTTTGTtacatttgtatgtctctgtgtacAAAGGTTAACCAGTTACATAGATTTGTTCTGCAGCACTGATCTAAAATGGCTTTTGTTCTGATAACAATTGATACGCTGATTAATAGCCATTTATATCCTTGAATATACACTGagcataccaaacattaggaacctCTTCCTCAtatggagcggcaggtagcctagtggttaaagagttggacttgtaaccgaaaagttgcaagatcgaatccccgagctgacaaggtaaaaatctgccatcCTGCCcatgaaaaaggcagttaacttgctgttcctaggccgtcattggaaataagaatttgttcttaactgacttgcctagtttaaataaaggtaaaataaatattgagttgccctcagaacagcctcaattaatcggggcagggactctacaaggtgttgaaagtgttccacagggatgctggccgatgttgactccaatacttcccacagttgtgtcaaattagctggatgtcctttgggcggtGGAGCATTATtgatacacaggaaactgttgagcatgaaaaacccagcaacgttgcagttctggacacaaaccggtgcacctggcacctactaccataccttgttcaaaaccacctaaatattttgtcttgcccattcaccctctgaatggcacacatacacaatccatgtctcaactgtctcaaggcttaaacatcattctttaacctgtctcctccctttatctacactgattgaagtggatttaacaagtgacatcagtaggggatcatagctttcacctggattcacctggtcagtcaatgtcatggaaagagcaggtgttcttaatgttttgtattctcAGTGTTTATATCCCTTACTAAACTCTCATTCCTCAACCCCACCCCATCCCTCCATATCAGAATCCGACCCTCTAAACGACTTCATCAAATCTGAGCCCAACACCAAAGACGAGAGAGATGCTGGGGTGGACTTCTCTGAAGACCTGGAGACCATTCAGATCGGCTCAGACACGTATGCAGAGGACAACGATGAGGC encodes:
- the LOC118391890 gene encoding zinc finger translocation-associated protein-like isoform X1 gives rise to the protein MEEIETGESEPVVLPCAEQADSLSLIISGEEEATQEQSDLGHCSGEKDGLTNGQVGDDDEEEMVTPLWSPGTSYWSVTEGPDSPFLLSPIPGPSGCKEKVQCASRPGLSRIPGRDHRRYYHEYWRSEFLMDFDPRRHGMICMVCGSSLATLKLSTIKRHIRQKHPDSLLWSAADKEVIRSGWESHLSLEGGQRLYCPAGGVAAISQGQEEELLDCARHSTGKPGGMVSPKLQPRSPTPSPPPSVPLQQEDLPGPSAKTLERYLNDSLHAWFRQEFLMEYQAEEGRLVCMVCGRPLPSLHLDHIKSHVLDIHPQSLVYSSEEKHCILQTWAQTHESDPLNDFIKSEPNTKDERDAGVDFSEDLETIQIGSDTYAEDNDEALSEIQDVGVGVGGAPEMTSPIHPLPLHQPRKRRLRGGFPWRLRLDYMVAYGPQGRGTFCMVCSQALPMAKVSSFRRHIQECHPETTSLAREERDAMAEAWTKEAPMEDNPAVQMKEEVVPSDIVILPVAREIADNNNNRTTKMATTKAVKKEEGVTTMPATPGRHGHYPGKDQRRNYQVRWRMEFLMDYDCRRHGLICMVCGATLATLKVSTIKRHIQQVHPHSLVYGPDERQQALLSYNQTALHFVHSDDCFSSQDHGHTALGQTTAGLFVR
- the LOC118391890 gene encoding zinc finger translocation-associated protein-like isoform X2, with protein sequence MEEIETGESEPVVLPCAEQADSLSLIISGEEEATQEQSDLGHCSGEKDGLTNGQVGDDDEEEMVTPLWSPGTSYWSVTEGPDSPFLLSPIPGPSGCKEKVQCASRPGLSRIPGRDHRRYYHEYWRSEFLMDFDPRRHGMICMVCGSSLATLKLSTIKRHIRQKHPDSLLWSAADKEVIRSGWESHLSLEGGQRLYCPAGGVAAISQGQEEELLDCARHSTGKPGGMVSPKLQPRSPTPSPPPSVPLQQEDLPGPSAKTLERYLNDSLHAWFRQEFLMEYQAEEGRLVCMVCGRPLPSLHLDHIKSHVLDIHPQSLVYSSEEKHCILQTWAQTHESDPLNDFIKSEPNTKDERDAGVDFSEDLETIQIGSDTYAEDNDEALSEIQDVGVGVGGAPEMTSPIHPLPLHQPRKRRLRGGFPWRLRLDYMVAYGPQGRGTFCMVCSQALPMAKVSSFRRHIQECHPETTSLAREERDAMAEAWTKEAPMEDNPAVQMKEVVPSDIVILPVAREIADNNNNRTTKMATTKAVKKEEGVTTMPATPGRHGHYPGKDQRRNYQVRWRMEFLMDYDCRRHGLICMVCGATLATLKVSTIKRHIQQVHPHSLVYGPDERQQALLSYNQTALHFVHSDDCFSSQDHGHTALGQTTAGLFVR